In Actinoplanes derwentensis, the following proteins share a genomic window:
- a CDS encoding FAD-dependent oxidoreductase: MTDTDVLICGAGVGGLATARAFAAAGLRVIVADRRTTPPPVAKGELLQPEAVRLLDQWGALPEAVPVDRLAIRDPHGRMLLPLDYSTLGGDHRQILCADHPAILAALAHEPGPGIDLRLGVAIQGLLRDAGGRTRGVQAGGTEITAGLVVAADGVSSTLRTDAEIEVQRTPYPHRLVAFELPATTVAPEVTAYLSGRGLRLVYPLPGGRARLYVQVQPDELRDGAFRDPDAWINTLLDEVPALTAIGPALRAHLDRRQNLAVQRLRTPRLTAPGLALVGESAHVVHPMAAQGINSSLADAAVLADLSAGALHAGDTAAVDQALLAYQRQRLPRLDHTATVSHNAARMLTTTGGAARLLGRRMMRHTATNPRLLRLTTGNMSGVELQPLRTVDRLYQFGLLTDRHAGTAPAHPATKGADR; this comes from the coding sequence ATGACCGACACCGACGTGCTCATCTGCGGCGCCGGAGTCGGCGGCCTCGCCACCGCCCGCGCGTTCGCCGCCGCCGGCCTGCGCGTGATCGTCGCCGACCGGCGCACCACGCCACCACCGGTGGCCAAAGGCGAACTGCTGCAACCCGAAGCCGTACGACTCCTCGACCAGTGGGGGGCACTGCCCGAAGCCGTACCCGTCGACCGGCTCGCCATCCGCGACCCGCACGGCCGGATGCTGCTGCCGCTCGACTACTCCACCCTCGGCGGCGACCACCGGCAGATCCTCTGCGCCGACCACCCGGCCATCCTCGCCGCCCTCGCCCACGAACCCGGACCCGGCATCGACCTGCGACTCGGCGTCGCGATCCAGGGCCTGCTGCGTGATGCGGGCGGCCGGACCCGCGGTGTGCAGGCCGGCGGCACCGAGATCACCGCCGGGCTCGTCGTGGCCGCCGACGGCGTCTCCTCCACCTTGCGCACCGACGCCGAGATCGAGGTCCAGCGCACCCCGTACCCGCACCGGCTGGTCGCTTTCGAACTACCCGCCACCACCGTCGCCCCCGAAGTCACCGCCTACCTGAGCGGCCGCGGCCTGCGCCTGGTCTACCCACTGCCCGGCGGTAGGGCCCGGCTCTACGTCCAGGTACAGCCCGACGAACTGCGCGACGGCGCGTTCCGCGACCCCGACGCCTGGATCAACACGCTGCTGGACGAAGTGCCCGCCCTGACGGCGATCGGCCCCGCCCTGCGCGCCCACCTGGACCGGCGGCAGAACCTCGCCGTCCAGCGGCTGCGGACCCCGCGGCTCACCGCACCCGGCCTGGCCCTGGTCGGCGAATCCGCGCACGTCGTACACCCGATGGCCGCCCAAGGCATCAACAGCTCACTGGCCGACGCCGCCGTACTCGCCGACCTGTCCGCCGGCGCACTGCACGCCGGCGACACCGCCGCCGTCGACCAGGCGCTGCTCGCCTACCAGCGGCAACGACTTCCCCGCCTCGACCACACCGCGACCGTCAGCCACAACGCGGCCCGCATGCTCACCACCACCGGCGGCGCGGCACGGCTGCTCGGCCGCCGGATGATGCGGCACACCGCCACCAACCCGCGGCTACTGCGCCTGACCACCGGCAACATGTCCGGCGTCGAACTGCAGCCACTACGGACCGTCGACCGGCTCTACCAGTTCGGCCTGCTCACCGACCGGCACGCCGGCACCGCACCCGCACACCCCGCCACGAAGGGCGCAGACCGATGA
- a CDS encoding alanine racemase has translation MADLTAAVRALPAPRCAYVYDTAVLRSRARLLRAAVPPRTTVLYAVKANGHPAVVRTLAEECDGLEVASGGELALAVTAGARRVVFGGPAKTDAELAAALDAGALLNVESPHELRRLAALGAQADVCLRVNRPGNSLTGSHTMTGTPTPFGIDEAQLPAVLADIPAGLRVIGFHLHAVSNNLDGLAHAGFLTDAITWSIDTARSYGMDLHVVNAGGGLGVDYLSDASIDLAPLSSVRVPDGVELILEPGRYLAADAGWYAAEVLDLKTTHGRTFAILRGGTHHFRLPAAWGYSHPFQILPVDEWPHPYPRLEVTDTPVDAVGELCTPRDVLTRAQHVPRLRTGDILLFPRAGAYGWDISHHDFLRHDPPTFITL, from the coding sequence ATGGCTGACCTGACCGCGGCCGTGCGCGCTCTGCCCGCACCCCGCTGCGCCTACGTCTACGACACTGCCGTCCTGCGATCCCGCGCCAGGTTGTTGCGGGCCGCGGTTCCCCCGCGAACCACTGTGTTGTACGCGGTGAAAGCCAACGGCCACCCGGCAGTCGTACGAACCCTCGCTGAGGAATGTGACGGTCTCGAAGTGGCCTCCGGTGGCGAACTGGCCCTGGCCGTCACCGCCGGAGCGCGCCGCGTCGTGTTCGGTGGCCCCGCCAAAACCGACGCCGAACTGGCCGCCGCCCTCGACGCGGGTGCCCTGCTCAACGTGGAGAGCCCGCACGAACTGCGCCGCCTGGCCGCTCTGGGTGCGCAGGCCGACGTCTGCCTGCGGGTCAACCGCCCCGGGAACTCCCTGACCGGCAGCCACACCATGACCGGAACCCCGACCCCGTTCGGTATCGACGAGGCCCAGCTCCCCGCGGTGCTGGCCGACATCCCCGCCGGGCTGCGCGTCATCGGGTTCCATCTGCATGCCGTCTCCAACAACCTCGACGGCCTCGCCCACGCCGGTTTCCTCACCGACGCCATCACCTGGTCGATCGACACCGCGCGGTCGTACGGGATGGACCTGCACGTGGTGAACGCGGGCGGCGGCCTGGGAGTCGACTACCTCAGCGACGCCTCCATCGACCTGGCCCCGCTGTCGTCGGTGCGGGTCCCCGACGGTGTGGAGCTGATCCTGGAGCCCGGCCGCTACCTGGCAGCCGACGCCGGCTGGTACGCCGCCGAAGTCCTCGACCTCAAGACCACTCACGGCCGGACCTTCGCCATCCTGCGCGGCGGCACCCACCACTTCCGTCTACCGGCAGCGTGGGGCTACTCCCACCCTTTCCAGATCCTCCCCGTCGACGAGTGGCCCCACCCGTACCCCCGCCTCGAAGTCACCGACACTCCCGTCGACGCGGTTGGCGAACTCTGCACTCCCCGAGACGTCCTGACCCGAGCCCAGCACGTCCCCCGCCTACGAACCGGCGACATCCTGCTGTTCCCCCGAGCCGGCGCTTACGGCTGGGACATCTCCCACCACGATTTCCTCCGCCACGACCCACCCACCTTCATCACCCTCTGA
- a CDS encoding nucleotide disphospho-sugar-binding domain-containing protein yields MRVLMVTWGWRTHFLPLAPLGWALRAAGHDVRVACQPGQVAAVTEAGLPAVPVGPPLGFADVFRGQVGKVASREAFDTGTDLDGLAPQVTEDGGTLRFADVMVDDLITYGRHYRPDLVLYEPFNIAGAIAAAALGVPDVRLLWGPDSTTELHLDEDKLIGPRARRAGASGVRITGTLTLDPCPAALQVPVTGPTHPIRFVPYNGAAILPDWLRHPPDRPRICLTWGTMMAELGLTDRISVTTIADALSELDAEIVLALAPRHRDTLGPLPANVRVPTEHLALHLLLPGCAAVVHQGGAGTLMTAMACGVPQMVVPAVTDQHFNGERLTRAGAGTVLADGDEHPAAIRAALQRLLTDPGPAAALAVENAARPTPAAVVPVLEDLAATGRRDFIPGGTP; encoded by the coding sequence GTGCGCGTCCTGATGGTCACCTGGGGCTGGCGCACCCACTTCCTGCCACTGGCCCCACTCGGCTGGGCACTACGCGCCGCCGGCCACGACGTCCGGGTCGCCTGCCAGCCCGGCCAAGTCGCCGCCGTCACCGAAGCCGGACTGCCCGCCGTACCGGTCGGGCCGCCACTGGGCTTCGCCGACGTGTTCCGCGGACAGGTCGGCAAAGTGGCCAGCCGTGAAGCGTTCGACACCGGCACCGACCTGGACGGGCTCGCACCCCAGGTCACCGAAGACGGCGGCACCCTACGATTCGCCGACGTGATGGTCGACGACCTGATCACCTACGGCCGCCACTACCGGCCCGACCTGGTGCTCTACGAACCGTTCAACATTGCCGGAGCGATCGCCGCGGCAGCCCTCGGCGTACCCGACGTCCGACTGCTGTGGGGGCCGGACTCCACCACCGAACTACACCTCGACGAGGACAAACTGATCGGGCCCCGCGCCCGTCGCGCCGGGGCCAGCGGCGTGCGGATCACCGGCACCCTCACCCTCGACCCGTGCCCCGCCGCCCTGCAAGTACCGGTGACCGGACCCACCCACCCGATCCGGTTCGTGCCGTACAACGGCGCCGCGATCCTGCCGGACTGGCTGCGCCACCCGCCGGACCGGCCACGGATCTGCCTGACCTGGGGCACCATGATGGCCGAACTCGGCCTCACCGACCGGATCAGCGTCACCACCATCGCCGACGCCCTCTCCGAGCTGGACGCCGAGATCGTGCTCGCCCTGGCCCCCCGCCACCGGGACACCCTCGGGCCGCTCCCGGCCAACGTCCGCGTCCCCACCGAACACCTGGCCCTGCACCTGCTGCTACCCGGCTGCGCCGCCGTCGTCCACCAAGGTGGCGCCGGAACCTTGATGACCGCGATGGCCTGCGGCGTGCCGCAAATGGTCGTACCCGCGGTCACCGACCAGCACTTCAACGGCGAACGACTGACCCGGGCCGGAGCCGGCACCGTCCTCGCCGACGGCGACGAACACCCGGCCGCGATCCGCGCCGCACTGCAGCGGCTGCTCACCGACCCCGGACCCGCCGCCGCTCTTGCTGTCGAGAACGCCGCCCGCCCCACACCCGCAGCCGTCGTGCCGGTACTCGAAGACCTCGCCGCCACGGGCCGCCGGGATTTCATTCCAGGAGGAACACCGTGA
- a CDS encoding aminotransferase class I/II-fold pyridoxal phosphate-dependent enzyme, producing the protein MTATTADLSMNETPYPPPPAIAALITADTHRLHRYPSNTVAPLIGALAGRLGVPAGQVLVGPGSAGLIQHLIQSLGPARTDVIVPALSFEAYPLLVANAGARPVPVAMAGLDQDLDATAAAITGNTRCVLLCNPNNPTGTALRRDALHRFLDRVPPDVPVILDEAYREFVTDPDVPDGVELARGRDNVCVTRTFSKAYGLAALRIGYAVAPQHLAGPARMTGAVFFPNTFAQNAALACLDAAVEAEVTARCTAVTGERDRLTSELTARGIPVAGSQANFVWLPLGDGADAFTARCAEAGILVRGYPGVGVRVTVGTTADNDRLLSTVAAAVPR; encoded by the coding sequence ATGACGGCGACCACCGCGGACCTGTCCATGAACGAGACGCCCTACCCGCCGCCCCCGGCCATCGCCGCACTGATCACCGCGGACACTCACCGGCTGCACCGCTACCCGTCCAACACCGTGGCCCCGTTGATCGGGGCACTGGCCGGGCGGCTCGGCGTCCCGGCCGGCCAAGTCCTGGTCGGCCCCGGATCCGCGGGCCTGATCCAGCACCTGATCCAGTCCCTCGGACCTGCCCGCACCGACGTGATCGTCCCGGCACTGTCGTTCGAGGCATACCCGCTGCTCGTCGCCAACGCCGGCGCCCGGCCCGTCCCGGTGGCGATGGCCGGCCTCGACCAGGACCTCGACGCGACCGCCGCCGCGATCACCGGCAACACCCGATGCGTGCTGCTGTGCAACCCCAACAATCCCACCGGTACGGCACTGCGCCGCGACGCCCTGCACCGCTTCCTCGACCGGGTCCCGCCCGACGTGCCGGTCATCCTGGACGAGGCCTACCGCGAATTCGTCACCGACCCGGACGTACCCGACGGGGTGGAACTGGCCCGCGGCCGCGACAACGTCTGCGTCACCCGCACCTTCTCCAAAGCCTACGGACTGGCCGCCCTGCGCATCGGCTACGCCGTGGCACCGCAGCACCTCGCCGGCCCGGCCCGGATGACCGGCGCGGTGTTCTTCCCGAACACGTTCGCCCAGAACGCCGCCCTGGCCTGCCTCGACGCGGCCGTCGAAGCCGAAGTCACCGCCCGCTGCACCGCCGTCACCGGCGAACGCGACCGGCTGACCAGCGAACTGACCGCCCGCGGCATCCCGGTCGCCGGCAGCCAGGCCAACTTCGTGTGGCTGCCCCTGGGCGACGGCGCCGACGCGTTCACCGCCCGCTGCGCAGAGGCCGGCATCCTGGTACGCGGCTACCCCGGGGTCGGCGTGCGCGTCACCGTCGGCACCACCGCCGACAACGACCGGCTGCTGTCCACCGTCGCGGCGGCGGTGCCACGATGA
- a CDS encoding cytochrome P450 has translation MTEPLTYPLAPGPSIHHPSPQMTDLRNRCPVAPVTMPGDTPAYLVTRFADVRQVLVDPRFSRRAAGEADAPAQELGELETDSLIGMDPPEHSRLRRLVSRAFTPRRVEQLRPRVAALVDELIDAMIDGPQPADLATLFSTPLPVQVISELLGIPEHDRHRAKQWSDAMMSDWRVDPSGARAALDGFATLIAARRADPADDLITALIHAQEHEDKLTEHELVSMTVGVLIGGHETTTNLINMALLTLRRHPDQFALLKQDLSRIPAAVEELLRFIQLGDTGVMLPRITTEEVELSGVTLPAGTPVLAAFVTANRDPAVFPDPDRFDIARTPNNHLGFGAGPHHCLGAPLARMELQEALHGLLTRMPDIEVAIPDEDLNFKQGLAVRCLTALPVTW, from the coding sequence GTGACCGAACCGCTGACATATCCACTCGCGCCCGGCCCGTCGATCCACCACCCGTCACCGCAGATGACCGACCTGCGCAACCGCTGCCCCGTCGCACCGGTCACGATGCCCGGCGACACCCCCGCCTACCTCGTCACCCGATTCGCCGACGTCCGGCAGGTCCTGGTCGACCCCCGGTTCAGCCGCCGAGCCGCCGGAGAAGCCGACGCACCCGCACAAGAACTCGGCGAACTCGAGACCGACTCACTGATCGGCATGGACCCACCCGAACACAGCCGGCTACGACGACTGGTCTCGCGCGCCTTCACCCCCCGCCGCGTCGAACAACTACGCCCCCGCGTAGCCGCGCTCGTCGACGAACTGATCGACGCCATGATCGACGGGCCGCAGCCCGCCGACCTGGCCACCCTGTTCTCCACACCCCTGCCCGTGCAGGTGATCAGCGAACTGCTCGGCATCCCGGAACACGACCGGCACCGCGCCAAACAATGGTCCGACGCGATGATGAGCGACTGGCGCGTCGACCCGTCCGGCGCCCGCGCCGCACTCGACGGCTTCGCCACCCTGATCGCCGCCCGCCGCGCCGACCCCGCCGACGACCTGATCACCGCACTGATCCACGCCCAGGAACACGAAGACAAACTCACCGAACACGAACTGGTCTCGATGACCGTCGGCGTGCTGATCGGCGGCCACGAGACCACCACCAACCTGATCAACATGGCGCTGCTGACCCTGCGCCGGCACCCCGACCAGTTCGCGCTGCTCAAACAGGACCTGAGCCGGATCCCGGCCGCCGTCGAGGAACTACTGCGCTTCATCCAGCTCGGCGACACCGGCGTCATGCTGCCGCGCATCACCACGGAGGAGGTCGAGCTCAGCGGTGTCACACTGCCCGCCGGTACGCCGGTACTCGCCGCGTTCGTGACCGCCAACCGGGACCCGGCGGTGTTCCCCGACCCGGACCGCTTCGACATCGCCCGCACCCCGAACAACCACCTCGGCTTCGGCGCCGGCCCCCACCACTGCCTGGGCGCGCCGCTGGCCCGGATGGAACTGCAGGAGGCGCTGCACGGCCTGCTCACCCGCATGCCCGACATCGAAGTGGCGATCCCGGACGAGGACCTGAACTTCAAGCAGGGTCTCGCGGTCCGCTGCCTGACCGCCCTCCCGGTCACCTGGTAA
- a CDS encoding glycosyltransferase family 2 protein, which yields MTTPVLSVCIPAYGNGHLLTRTLDALTRQTLPTTAFEVIVVDDGSDPPLEPVISAFLDRLPLTHLRQDNQGRSAARNRAMAAARGRVIVFLDADQAADPGLLRAHHDFHATRGFGPAVLLGRAVTADWAAIGEISHGRTPTPAMADDNRADVRDYMLHQPHYRAGLGRAPWICAHTNNASIDRATADAVGGFDEALTTWGGEDNEFFYRVFTHHDHDPKLFGVGDDAISYDLPHFRMWPLLMAQLAGNVRHIFTKHPRYDIELFTLPGLWTTTLRRITWFEDSLTAARAHHLGRADQLPGALTDRLRGTDALVIGFGANRLHLGPGAAVFDHDAPADTRNRHLAGLAVPEPDGRYTGVVAVDLWRFLPPEDLSILVMESLRIGGRVDLVATGTPVPAADLLPLPFADDLDYLRDTVTGYLPVHLSDHGDTRVLTIGGE from the coding sequence ATGACCACCCCCGTACTCAGCGTCTGCATTCCGGCGTACGGCAACGGCCACCTGCTGACCCGGACACTGGACGCCCTCACCCGGCAGACCCTGCCCACCACCGCGTTCGAAGTGATCGTGGTCGACGACGGCAGCGACCCACCGCTGGAACCGGTCATCAGCGCGTTCCTGGACCGGCTGCCACTGACCCACCTGCGCCAGGACAATCAGGGCCGCTCCGCCGCCCGCAACCGGGCCATGGCCGCAGCCCGCGGCCGGGTGATCGTCTTCCTCGACGCCGACCAGGCCGCCGACCCCGGCCTGCTGCGCGCCCACCACGACTTCCACGCGACCCGCGGGTTCGGTCCCGCCGTCCTGCTCGGCCGCGCCGTCACCGCGGACTGGGCGGCCATCGGCGAGATCAGCCACGGCCGCACCCCCACCCCGGCGATGGCCGACGACAACCGCGCCGACGTCCGCGACTACATGCTGCACCAGCCGCACTACCGGGCCGGACTCGGGCGGGCGCCGTGGATCTGCGCACACACCAACAACGCCTCCATCGACCGGGCCACCGCCGACGCGGTCGGCGGCTTCGACGAGGCACTGACCACCTGGGGCGGTGAGGACAACGAATTCTTCTACCGCGTCTTCACCCACCACGACCACGACCCGAAACTGTTCGGCGTCGGCGACGACGCGATCAGCTACGACCTGCCGCACTTCCGGATGTGGCCGCTGCTGATGGCACAACTCGCCGGCAACGTCCGGCACATCTTCACCAAACATCCCCGGTACGACATCGAACTGTTCACCCTGCCCGGACTGTGGACCACCACCCTGCGCCGGATCACCTGGTTCGAGGACTCCCTGACCGCCGCCCGCGCCCACCACCTCGGCCGCGCCGACCAACTCCCCGGCGCACTCACCGACCGGCTGCGCGGCACCGACGCACTCGTCATCGGATTCGGCGCGAACCGCCTGCACCTGGGACCCGGCGCCGCCGTCTTCGACCACGACGCCCCCGCCGACACCCGTAACCGGCACCTCGCCGGACTCGCCGTCCCCGAACCCGACGGCCGGTACACCGGTGTCGTCGCCGTCGACCTGTGGCGATTCCTGCCACCGGAAGACCTGAGCATCCTGGTCATGGAATCGCTGCGCATCGGCGGCCGCGTCGACCTGGTCGCCACCGGCACCCCCGTGCCCGCCGCCGACCTGCTGCCACTACCGTTCGCCGACGACCTCGACTACCTGCGCGACACCGTCACCGGATACCTGCCGGTACACCTCAGCGACCACGGCGACACCCGCGTGCTCACCATCGGCGGCGAGTGA
- a CDS encoding prenyltransferase/squalene oxidase repeat-containing protein, with translation MSPVLADRVGRAIADGAEELFGRQRGDGAFTDDPPGSTLGTAGAITALHAADPQGSTALIDGGLTWLRARQLPDGGWGGVDGAPAETVATAVAVAALHRIAPAASSDAVTAGRGWLAAHGGVEAVTDPAVNHLCRQFLALAGLPEAGQLRRLPLEVVHSDAIRRRRISFRTAPFLALALLQHATAPPGTLRRITQRSAIPAALRLLQSIDAHEQHTGDFSEDPWPAALVCLGLTISGHLSEVAAGTAGFLRRSVRPDGGWDAVTNLDLTRSAFAATGLIAAGYATDPRLHTTRDLLHRTQQTSPFAVLGVPAGGWSYCCGHGWPVTLESAEILTALAGLPDAGTDPVLRSGLDWLIGRQDTRGSFSLWVRDTRLANDGPCPAITAQAITALCDAGHDTTSAPVTAAATWLFTQQNPDGTFENLWYRDHTSGTAMVLDALVHAGHTSHPAAGRARDWLLRTQLADGSWGPGDGTPGTVEETAWAVHALLSAGQPAGPGTPAARAVDWLIDAQTPGGGWPTARVCAYIRHHMHYPNGAITRALALRALAAFRRTQQAAA, from the coding sequence ATGTCACCAGTTCTCGCCGACCGCGTCGGCCGGGCCATCGCGGACGGCGCCGAAGAACTCTTCGGCCGGCAACGCGGCGACGGCGCGTTCACCGACGACCCGCCCGGCTCCACCCTCGGCACCGCCGGTGCGATCACCGCCCTGCACGCCGCCGACCCGCAAGGGTCCACCGCACTGATCGACGGCGGCCTGACCTGGCTGCGCGCCCGGCAACTGCCCGACGGCGGCTGGGGCGGCGTCGACGGCGCCCCCGCCGAAACCGTCGCCACCGCGGTCGCGGTCGCGGCCCTGCACCGCATCGCCCCCGCGGCCAGCAGCGACGCGGTCACCGCCGGCCGCGGCTGGCTCGCCGCCCACGGCGGCGTCGAAGCGGTCACCGACCCGGCGGTCAACCACCTCTGCCGCCAGTTCCTCGCCCTCGCCGGGCTGCCCGAAGCCGGACAGCTACGCCGCCTGCCGCTGGAAGTGGTTCACTCCGACGCCATCCGCCGGCGGCGCATCTCGTTTCGGACCGCACCGTTTCTGGCCCTGGCGCTGCTGCAGCACGCCACCGCACCACCCGGCACGCTGCGCCGGATCACCCAGCGCTCCGCGATCCCGGCAGCGCTGCGGCTCCTGCAATCCATCGACGCCCACGAACAGCACACCGGCGACTTCAGCGAGGACCCGTGGCCGGCCGCGCTGGTCTGCCTCGGACTGACGATCTCCGGGCATCTGAGCGAGGTCGCCGCCGGCACCGCCGGATTCCTGCGCCGCTCGGTACGCCCCGACGGCGGCTGGGACGCGGTCACCAACCTCGACCTGACCCGCTCCGCGTTCGCCGCCACCGGCCTGATCGCCGCCGGATACGCCACCGACCCGCGCCTGCACACCACCCGCGACCTGCTGCACCGCACCCAGCAGACCAGCCCGTTCGCTGTTCTCGGTGTCCCCGCCGGCGGCTGGAGCTACTGCTGCGGCCACGGCTGGCCGGTCACCCTGGAATCCGCTGAGATCCTCACCGCCCTCGCCGGACTACCCGACGCCGGCACCGACCCGGTCCTGCGATCCGGCCTGGACTGGCTGATCGGGCGCCAAGACACCCGCGGCTCGTTCAGCCTGTGGGTCCGCGACACCCGCCTGGCCAACGACGGACCCTGCCCCGCCATCACCGCCCAAGCCATCACCGCGCTATGCGACGCCGGCCACGACACCACCAGCGCCCCGGTGACCGCCGCCGCCACCTGGCTGTTCACCCAGCAGAACCCCGACGGCACCTTCGAGAACCTGTGGTACCGCGACCACACCTCCGGCACCGCCATGGTCCTGGACGCCCTCGTACACGCCGGGCACACCAGCCACCCGGCCGCCGGCAGAGCCCGCGACTGGCTCCTGCGCACCCAACTCGCCGACGGCTCCTGGGGACCCGGCGACGGCACCCCCGGAACCGTCGAGGAAACCGCCTGGGCCGTGCACGCACTGCTGTCCGCCGGACAACCCGCCGGCCCCGGCACCCCCGCCGCCCGCGCCGTCGACTGGCTGATCGACGCGCAGACACCCGGCGGCGGCTGGCCCACCGCCCGGGTCTGCGCCTACATCCGCCACCACATGCACTACCCGAACGGCGCCATCACCCGCGCCCTGGCCCTGCGCGCCCTCGCCGCGTTCCGCCGCACCCAGCAGGCCGCCGCATGA
- a CDS encoding UbiA family prenyltransferase produces the protein MVHLRTWRPYTLWYIGLVGLAGAALAGTGEWWRLAAAWAAPTVGWIGGHYLSDWFDRDLDAIAKPHRPIPSGMLPARTALACGIGCLTAVVVLSIAGGWRTLAVAVAAAAAIVSYGYVLKARGIAGNLVRGLLGALTLLYGAALGGSLSGWPLALLTAAFWAHDTASNLVGTLRDIDGDRAGGYRTVPVQFGIRAAFTIAVALYAVTVAAALAAGLAADPGPRQSAFLSGLVLTALAGAAAFTVAGRRRHPLTARAALRAHEILVLERVWFAATVVALGLGIVPALIAVIPLLMLTWWTQGVMRSGYEFGTRAPAPAHR, from the coding sequence GTGGTTCACCTGCGTACCTGGCGGCCGTACACGCTGTGGTACATCGGCCTGGTCGGGCTCGCCGGCGCCGCCCTGGCCGGCACCGGCGAATGGTGGCGGCTGGCCGCCGCGTGGGCCGCGCCGACCGTCGGCTGGATCGGCGGGCACTATCTCAGCGACTGGTTCGACCGCGATCTCGACGCCATCGCCAAACCCCACCGGCCCATCCCGTCCGGCATGCTCCCGGCCCGCACCGCACTGGCCTGCGGCATCGGCTGCCTGACCGCGGTGGTGGTGCTGTCGATCGCGGGCGGCTGGCGCACCCTGGCCGTCGCGGTCGCCGCCGCGGCCGCGATCGTCTCCTACGGCTACGTCCTGAAAGCCCGCGGCATCGCCGGGAACCTGGTCCGCGGACTGCTCGGCGCGCTCACACTGCTCTACGGCGCGGCCCTCGGCGGATCGCTGAGCGGCTGGCCACTGGCCCTGCTCACGGCGGCGTTCTGGGCGCACGACACCGCCTCCAACCTGGTCGGCACCCTGCGTGACATCGACGGTGATCGGGCCGGCGGCTACCGCACGGTGCCGGTCCAGTTCGGGATCCGGGCCGCGTTCACCATCGCCGTGGCGCTCTACGCCGTCACCGTGGCCGCGGCCCTGGCCGCCGGTCTGGCCGCGGACCCCGGGCCACGCCAGTCCGCGTTCCTGTCCGGGCTGGTGCTGACCGCGCTGGCGGGCGCGGCCGCGTTCACCGTCGCCGGCCGCCGGCGGCACCCGCTGACCGCCCGGGCCGCGCTGCGCGCCCACGAGATCCTGGTGCTCGAGCGGGTCTGGTTCGCGGCCACCGTCGTCGCGCTCGGCCTCGGCATCGTCCCGGCACTGATCGCCGTCATTCCCCTGCTGATGCTCACCTGGTGGACTCAGGGCGTCATGCGCAGCGGATACGAGTTCGGCACCCGGGCACCCGCACCCGCGCACCGATAG